One stretch of Zingiber officinale cultivar Zhangliang chromosome 6B, Zo_v1.1, whole genome shotgun sequence DNA includes these proteins:
- the LOC121991896 gene encoding cytochrome P450 71A1-like codes for MAVVFLFPCFLLLLWFTLKHLLPGKSHGPSLPPSPPGLPFLGNLLQLSSLPHRSLHRLALRYGPVMLIRMGQVPTLVVSSADAAQELFRSHDLAVSTRPFSKAAFKLTFDARNISFAPYGDHWRHSKKLAVVHLLSPKRVLSFRAVRDEEVQNMIDRICSAGAAGGGCQVRLSEILFDYANGVVCHAAVGKETKQGRTAVTYRKMVADASVLISGFQVDDMFPALAWFSAVTGVDAKLDRMRKRFDEFFTGILEEHRDRRANRSDVVEHFVDILLSLNESGLEEIDIKAITSDLIAAGTDTSFTTLEWAMAELMRNPTVMWKLQEEVRQVAGGKMNVAEEDLSQMHYLKAVMKEVLRLRIPAPMLLPRETTTSFSLRGYHIPAKTRVFINAWAIARDPKTWEAPEEFRPERFLDSGVDFRGNDFQFLAFGAGRRMCPGINFAMATNEIALANLVHRFDWELPDGMNPADLDMEEAPGLTTPKKVPLCLVATPWISGRR; via the exons ATGGCAGTCGTCTTCCTCTTCCCCTGCTTTCTTTTGCTCCTCTGGTTCACCTTGAAGCACTTGCTTCCCGGGAAGAGCCACGGGCCAAGCCTCCCGCCGTCGCCTCCCGGCCTCCCCTTCCTCGGCAACCTCCTCCAGCTGAGCTCCCTCCCCCACCGCTCCCTCCACCGCCTCGCACTCCGGTACGGCCCTGTCATGCTCATCCGCATGGGCCAAGTCCCCACCCTCGTTGTCTCCTCCGCCGACGCCGCGCAGGAGCTCTTCCGGTCCCACGACCTCGCCGTCTCCACCCGTCCCTTCTCCAAGGCTGCCTTCAAGCTCACCTTCGACGCCCGCAACATCTCCTTCGCCCCCTACGGCGACCACTGGCGCCACTCCAAAAAGCTCGCCGTCGTCCACCTCCTCAGTCCCAAGCGCGTCCTCTCCTTCCGCGCCGTCCGCGACGAAGAAGTACAAAACATGATCGATCGCATCTGCTCCGCCGGCGCCGCTGGTGGCGGCTGCCAGGTCCGTCTGAGCGAAATCCTGTTCGATTACGCCAACGGCGTGGTGTGCCACGCGGCGGTTGGGAAAGAGACGAAACAGGGGAGGACGGCGGTAACGTACCGGAAGATGGTGGCGGACGCGTCGGTGCTCATAAGCGGGTTCCAGGTGGACGACATGTTCCCTGCGCTCGCGTGGTTCAGCGCCGTCACTGGCGTGGACGCCAAGCTCGACCGGATGAGGAAGCGGTTTGACGAGTTCTTTACCGGAATTCTGGAAGAGCACCGGGATCGACGGGCCAATCGTTCCGACGTCGTAGAACACTTCGTGGACATTTTGCTCTCACTCAACGAATCCGGACTCGAAGAAATCGATATCAAAGCCATCACCTCC GATTTGATCGCCGCTGGGACGGATACATCCTTCACGACCCTGGAATGGGCGATGGCGGAGCTGATGCGCAACCCAACGGTGATGTGGAAGCTCCAGGAAGAAGTGCGGCAAGTCGCCGGCGGCAAGATGAATGTGGCAGAGGAGGACTTGAGCCAAATGCACTACCTAAAAGCGGTGATGAAGGAGGTCCTCCGATTGCGAATTCCAGCGCCGATGCTTCTCCCACGGGAAACCACGACCAGCTTCTCGTTGCGAGGCTATCATATCCCTGCGAAGACGAGGGTCTTCATCAACGCCTGGGCCATCGCGAGGGATCCAAAAACCTGGGAAGCGCCGGAGGAGTTCCGGCCGGAGAGATTTCTCGACAGCGGCGTGGACTTCAGGGGCAATGACTTCCAGTTCCTGGCGTTTGGAGCTGGTCGCAGGATGTGCCCTGGAATCAATTTTGCCATGGCCACCAACGAGATCGCTCTGGCCAACCTCGTGCACCGCTTCGACTGGGAGTTGCCGGACGGCATGAACCCTGCGGATTTGGACATGGAAGAAGCTCCCGGACTCACGACTCCAAAGAAGGTGCCGCTTTGCCTGGTAGCCACTCCATGGATATCTGGTCGCCGCTAG
- the LOC121990736 gene encoding oxidoreductase-like domain-containing protein 1: MLTVVSAFPTAPRLALSTLLRHRRSYSLRLCLPFCQHHAPSPHSSCAMASTEANRGAKKEAAAAEVEKGEKTPTPTADPSSPPPLMPPEKPLPGDCCGSGCVRCVWDIYYEELEAYNESLAASTSK; this comes from the coding sequence ATGCTAACCGTCGTCTCTGCCTTCCCGACCGCCCCGCGGCTCGCCCTCTCCACCCTCCTCCGCCACCGCCGCAGTTATTCTCTCCGTCTTTGCCTCCCCTTCTGCCAACACCACGCCCCATCGCCCCACTCATCTTGCGCCATGGCATCCACCGAGGCCAATCGCGGAGCGAAgaaggaggcggcggcggcggaggtagAAAAGGGGGAGAAGACCCCGACGCCCACTGCAGATCCGTCGTCTCCTCCTCCACTTATGCCTCCGGAGAAGCCTCTTCCCGGCGATTGCTGCGGGAGCGGATGCGTCCGGTGCGTGTGGGACATCTACTACGAGGAGCTCGAGGCCTACAACGAAAGCCTCGCCGCCTCGACATCCAAGTAG
- the LOC121991897 gene encoding protein SHORT INTERNODES-like — MAGFFLGSGSDSGGGCQPPRGELGSAGAAGVPASEGGFFLYTTGRGDPTAYGARGFELWQQHHPHPQLYSGGAFPHVGAAQPQQAGRGGGLGGGLSCQDCGNQAKKDCVHLRCRTCCKSRGFPCPTHVKSTWVPAARRRERQQQLASAAAAAAEHRSRRGASVAGSDSATASGETSKRPREIVTCLRPTTATATATTFAEAATFPPEVSAPAVFRCVRVSHVDDGDDVFAYQTAISIGGHVFKGLLYDHGASAAEPQDFPLAFSTSPTATIAGAGHPPINTPTTAPSDRPLDPYPTAFMAGAQFFPHQNRP; from the exons ATGGCAGGATTTTTCCTCGGAAGCGGCAGCGACAGCGGCGGCGGCTGCCAGCCACCGCGCGGAGAGTTAGGTTCAGCCGGCGCCGCGGGGGTGCCAGCTTCTGAGGGCGGTTTCTTTCTTTATACTACCGGCCGCGGCGACCCGACCGCGTACGGCGCACGAGGATTCGAGCTGTGGCAGCAGCACCACCCCCACCCCCAGCTTTACTCTGGCGGCGCGTTCCCGCACGTCGGAGCGGCGCAGCCACAGCAGGCGGGCCGCGGAGGCGGCCTCGGCGGTGGGTTGAGCTGCCAGGACTGCGGCAACCAGGCGAAGAAGGACTGCGTGCACCTCCGGTGCCGCACCTGTTGCAAGAGCCGCGGCTTCCCCTGCCCCACCCACGTAAAGAGCACCTGGGTCCCCGCCGCCAGGCGCCGGGAGCGCCAGCAGCAGctcgcctccgccgccgccgccgccgcggaACACCGATCGCGCCGCGGCGCCTCCGTTGCCGGCAGCGACAGCGCCACCGCCTCCGGCGAGACTTCCAAGCGGCCGCGAGAAATCGTCACCTGCCTCCGGCCCACCACCGCCACCGCCACCGCCACCACGTTTG CGGAAGCGGCGACCTTCCCGCCGGAAGTTTCCGCGCCGGCGGTGTTCCGCTGCGTGCGGGTGAGCCACGTTGACGACGGCGATGACGTGTTCGCCTACCAGACCGCCATCAGCATCGGCGGCCACGTCTTCAAAGGCCTCCTCTACGACCACGGTGCCTCGGCGGCGGAGCCGCAAGACTTCCCCCTCGCCTTCTCCACCTCCCCCACCGCAACCATCGCCGGCGCCGGACACCCACCCATCAACACCCCTACAACCGCGCCCTCCGATCGGCCTCTCGATCCCTACCCGACCGCCTTCATGGCCGGCGCTCAATTCTTCCCCCACCAAAACAGACCTTGA